One genomic region from Spirulina subsalsa PCC 9445 encodes:
- a CDS encoding helix-hairpin-helix domain-containing protein, protein MLGFNRGGKRGRILRDPYYRLQSLEEVAIAAELGIILDVNRASIDDWLRLPGLSIHQARTLVELTTMGVQFLCLDDIAAALSVPVARLRPLEPILGFYFYDHDSLESPQRCNPNLAPLEELTRIPLLDGALAERIVQERVRGGNYRNLADFQRRLGLKGEQVAQLMHYLQWI, encoded by the coding sequence GTGTTGGGGTTTAATCGGGGGGGGAAACGGGGGAGAATATTGCGGGATCCCTATTATCGGTTGCAGTCGTTGGAGGAGGTGGCGATCGCGGCGGAGTTGGGGATTATCCTAGATGTCAATCGGGCTAGTATTGACGACTGGTTACGTTTACCCGGACTTTCTATCCACCAAGCGCGGACGCTGGTGGAGTTAACGACGATGGGGGTTCAGTTTTTGTGTTTAGATGATATTGCGGCGGCCTTAAGTGTCCCGGTGGCTCGTTTACGCCCCCTCGAACCGATTTTAGGCTTTTATTTTTATGATCACGACAGTCTAGAGAGTCCCCAACGGTGTAATCCTAATCTAGCCCCGTTGGAGGAGTTAACCCGGATTCCCCTATTGGATGGGGCGTTAGCGGAACGGATTGTACAAGAGCGGGTGAGGGGTGGGAATTATCGGAATTTGGCGGATTTTCAGCGCCGTTTAGGGTTAAAGGGGGAGCAGGTGGCGCAGTTGATGCACTATTTACAGTGGATTTAG
- a CDS encoding transglycosylase domain-containing protein, translating into MPRTPGLDFALGTAKVAGGTLIGITMLTSSIVAGGLVGLAVSFRNLPDVRVLRNYVPTETTYIYDIKGKLLDSLHGEYNRSVVKLDEISPELKRAVLAIEDSHFYVHEGINPNSIARALVANWRQGSVVEGGSTITMQLVKNLFLSRERTVSRKLAEAVLAIRVEQIFTKDQILEMYLNTIYWGHNSYGAETAAQSFFGKSASEINLAEAAVMAGLIQAPEDYSPFINYKETKRRQGMVLTRMRELGWITPEEETAARAEPLLVSRPTAWKASELPYVTEAVISELQQRFGQDAVLQGGMRVQTTVDYNFQKMAEEKVATAHRRLRGRGLYADQVALVAVDPRTHFVKALVGGVNYRESQFNRAIQSLRQPGSAFKPYVYYAAFASGKFTPYSVVDDSPVRYRDGAAYYSPRNYGGGFAGPMSLRDSLIQSRNVPAVKLGQMVGLKNVIEVCRTLGIKSPLDPVVSLPLGAIGVTPLEMAGSYATFASTGWHSEPTIMVRVTDSRGNVILDNTPNPQLVLDPWATASLNAVLKGVIEGGTGTAANIGRPAAGKTGTTSAERDVWFVGYVPQLSTAVWIGNDNFRPLGKGVTGGGYAAPIWRDFMLEALRNEPVKQFPAASQFRRPQ; encoded by the coding sequence ATCCCTAGAACTCCTGGCCTAGACTTTGCCCTAGGCACAGCCAAAGTGGCTGGAGGGACATTAATTGGGATCACCATGCTGACCAGTTCAATTGTGGCAGGCGGCCTCGTGGGGCTAGCGGTCAGTTTTCGGAATTTACCCGATGTGAGGGTGCTTCGGAATTATGTTCCCACCGAAACCACCTATATTTACGATATTAAAGGCAAGTTACTAGACAGTCTGCACGGCGAGTATAACCGAAGTGTGGTTAAACTCGATGAAATCTCACCTGAACTCAAGCGTGCTGTTTTAGCGATTGAAGACAGTCATTTTTATGTTCATGAAGGAATCAACCCGAACAGTATTGCCCGGGCATTAGTGGCCAACTGGCGGCAAGGTTCGGTTGTAGAAGGGGGGTCAACGATCACCATGCAGTTGGTGAAAAACCTCTTTCTCTCCCGGGAAAGAACCGTCAGCCGGAAACTGGCAGAAGCGGTCTTAGCCATTCGGGTCGAACAGATTTTTACCAAAGACCAAATTCTAGAAATGTACCTCAATACCATCTATTGGGGTCATAACAGTTACGGTGCAGAAACGGCCGCCCAGAGTTTCTTCGGGAAATCCGCCTCAGAGATTAACCTGGCTGAAGCGGCCGTTATGGCGGGGTTAATTCAAGCCCCAGAAGATTACAGCCCCTTTATTAACTATAAGGAAACCAAACGCCGTCAAGGGATGGTTTTAACCCGGATGCGGGAATTGGGCTGGATTACCCCGGAAGAAGAAACCGCCGCCCGAGCCGAACCCTTGTTAGTGAGTCGTCCCACGGCTTGGAAAGCCAGTGAACTGCCCTATGTGACAGAAGCGGTGATTAGTGAACTTCAGCAGCGCTTTGGTCAAGATGCAGTTTTACAAGGGGGAATGCGGGTTCAAACGACAGTAGACTACAACTTTCAGAAAATGGCGGAGGAAAAGGTCGCCACCGCTCACCGTCGTTTAAGAGGTCGTGGACTCTATGCCGACCAAGTGGCTTTGGTGGCTGTAGACCCTCGCACCCACTTTGTCAAAGCATTGGTCGGGGGGGTGAACTACCGGGAAAGTCAGTTTAACCGGGCGATTCAGTCTCTGCGTCAGCCGGGGTCGGCCTTTAAGCCCTATGTGTACTATGCGGCTTTTGCCAGTGGCAAGTTTACTCCTTATTCTGTAGTAGATGATAGTCCAGTTCGTTATCGGGATGGTGCGGCTTACTATTCCCCGAGAAACTACGGCGGTGGTTTTGCTGGACCGATGAGCTTACGGGATTCTTTGATCCAATCTCGCAACGTCCCGGCGGTGAAGTTGGGTCAAATGGTGGGCTTGAAGAATGTGATTGAAGTTTGTCGTACCTTGGGCATTAAAAGCCCCTTGGATCCGGTGGTTTCTCTGCCTCTGGGGGCGATTGGGGTCACTCCCTTGGAAATGGCGGGGTCTTATGCCACTTTTGCCAGTACAGGCTGGCACTCAGAACCCACGATTATGGTACGGGTGACGGATAGCCGGGGTAATGTGATTTTAGATAATACGCCTAATCCCCAATTAGTGTTAGATCCTTGGGCAACAGCTTCTTTGAATGCTGTCTTAAAGGGAGTCATTGAAGGGGGAACGGGGACGGCGGCGAATATTGGCCGCCCAGCCGCCGGGAAAACCGGAACAACTTCCGCCGAGCGGGATGTGTGGTTTGTGGGCTATGTTCCCCAACTCTCGACGGCGGTCTGGATTGGTAACGATAATTTCCGTCCTTTGGGGAAAGGGGTAACGGGGGGCGGTTATGCGGCACCGATTTGGCGTGATTTTATGTTGGAAGCACTGAGGAATGAGCCGGTGAAGCAGTTTCCGGCGGCTTCTCAATTCCGTCGTCCTCAGTAG
- a CDS encoding DUF1825 family protein, with translation MGFFESEVVQQEAKQLFEDYQSLIQLGSEYGKFDREGKKIFIERMEALMERYRIFMKRFELSEDFMAQMTVQQLKTQLGQFGITPQQMFDQMHLTLERMKSEIEQ, from the coding sequence ATGGGATTTTTTGAATCCGAAGTTGTGCAACAAGAAGCCAAACAACTCTTTGAAGATTACCAGTCCTTGATCCAACTCGGCAGCGAGTACGGCAAATTTGACCGCGAGGGCAAAAAAATCTTCATTGAGCGGATGGAAGCCCTGATGGAACGCTACCGCATTTTCATGAAACGCTTTGAACTCTCCGAAGACTTCATGGCACAAATGACCGTTCAACAACTCAAAACCCAACTCGGTCAATTTGGCATCACCCCCCAACAAATGTTTGATCAAATGCACCTCACCCTAGAGCGCATGAAATCCGAAATTGAGCAATGA
- the tyrS gene encoding tyrosine--tRNA ligase translates to MTLDFLTSDLNWLERGTHEIFPNQPNSGEIEENLALFLSKVDRPLRVKLGIDPTGADLHLGHSIPFRKLRAFQDAGHTAVVIIGDFTAQIGDPTGKSEVRRQLTPEEVKANAQTYLDQLRPVLDFETAGRLEIRYNSEWLGGLDLKEIIGLLAQMTVGQMLAKEGFSERYAQENPIYLHEFLYPLMQGYDSVAVQADVELGGTDQKFNLLVGRDLQRHFGQKPQFCLLLPLLLGFDGVNKMSKSLNNYVGLTEDALTMYSKLEKTPDALLPDYFTLLTKLDIAQLPENPREQQKLLALEVVAQYHGREAAQKAQEAAQTLVKGRAQEAEAVPEYSLAGVEFPAKLFYILGASGLCKSSGEGRRQIQGGAVRLDGEKVTEVDVEFSGSEDLQGKVLQVGKKKFVRLIV, encoded by the coding sequence ATGACATTGGATTTTTTGACTTCAGACCTGAATTGGCTAGAACGGGGAACCCATGAAATTTTCCCCAATCAGCCCAATTCTGGGGAAATTGAGGAAAATTTAGCTTTATTCCTAAGTAAAGTTGATCGGCCATTGCGGGTCAAGTTGGGAATTGACCCCACGGGGGCGGATCTCCATTTAGGACATAGTATTCCTTTCCGCAAGTTAAGAGCGTTTCAGGACGCAGGTCATACCGCCGTGGTTATTATTGGAGATTTTACCGCACAGATTGGGGATCCGACAGGAAAATCTGAGGTGCGCCGCCAGTTAACACCAGAGGAAGTCAAGGCTAATGCTCAGACCTATTTAGACCAATTGCGTCCGGTGTTGGATTTTGAGACGGCGGGACGGCTGGAAATTCGCTATAACTCGGAGTGGCTGGGGGGTTTGGATCTCAAGGAGATTATTGGACTGTTGGCTCAGATGACGGTGGGGCAAATGTTGGCAAAGGAGGGATTTTCAGAACGCTATGCTCAGGAAAATCCAATTTATCTCCATGAGTTTCTCTATCCGTTGATGCAGGGCTATGATTCGGTGGCGGTGCAGGCGGATGTGGAGTTGGGGGGAACGGATCAGAAGTTTAATCTTTTGGTGGGTCGGGATCTTCAGCGCCATTTTGGCCAGAAACCGCAGTTTTGCCTGTTGTTGCCGTTGTTGCTGGGCTTTGATGGGGTGAATAAGATGTCGAAGTCCCTCAATAATTATGTGGGGCTGACGGAAGATGCACTCACGATGTACTCGAAGCTAGAAAAAACGCCGGATGCTTTGTTGCCAGATTATTTCACGCTGTTGACGAAGTTAGATATTGCCCAGTTGCCGGAGAATCCGAGGGAGCAACAAAAGTTGCTGGCGCTGGAGGTGGTGGCGCAATATCACGGTCGGGAGGCGGCACAGAAGGCACAGGAGGCGGCGCAAACGCTGGTCAAGGGACGGGCGCAGGAGGCGGAAGCGGTGCCGGAATATTCTCTGGCGGGGGTGGAATTCCCGGCGAAGTTGTTCTATATCTTGGGAGCAAGTGGGCTGTGTAAGAGTAGTGGGGAGGGCCGCCGACAAATTCAAGGGGGGGCGGTGCGTTTGGATGGGGAGAAGGTGACGGAGGTAGATGTGGAGTTCTCTGGGTCGGAGGATTTACAGGGGAAGGTGTTACAGGTGGGTAAGAAAAAGTTTGTTCGTCTGATTGTCTAG
- a CDS encoding NINE protein, translating into MLESLGQQPRNQKVAVLLALVGAVMPMVVPLVGLHKFYLRQPGWGVVYLLLFATPIPHVASAVEAVWYLLLPSEEFEQRFNGGLGGVTVGSQPERVGAVAEALRQLEGLRQEGLLSEYEFEQKRRQLLEHL; encoded by the coding sequence GTGTTAGAGAGTCTTGGGCAACAACCCAGAAATCAAAAGGTTGCGGTGTTGTTGGCGTTGGTGGGGGCGGTGATGCCGATGGTGGTTCCTCTGGTGGGGTTACATAAGTTTTATTTGCGCCAACCGGGTTGGGGGGTGGTGTATTTGTTGTTGTTTGCTACGCCGATTCCCCATGTGGCGAGTGCGGTGGAGGCGGTGTGGTATTTGTTGTTGCCGTCGGAGGAGTTTGAGCAGCGTTTTAATGGGGGTTTGGGGGGGGTGACGGTGGGGAGTCAACCGGAACGGGTGGGGGCTGTGGCGGAGGCGTTGCGGCAGTTGGAGGGGTTGCGTCAGGAGGGGTTGTTGTCGGAATATGAGTTTGAACAAAAGCGCCGTCAATTGTTGGAGCATCTTTAG